One window of the Dermacentor andersoni chromosome 10, qqDerAnde1_hic_scaffold, whole genome shotgun sequence genome contains the following:
- the LOC126519638 gene encoding uncharacterized protein yields MAHVCDRAAIGDDDRRCEFCSKLFIQRKNMVQHIRNVHKMAVDVKKLMKCDVCGTSLPTMEKYSVHQIAAHNFEADYVHLVFRNNKEFHEWKAEEEGSQNCWFILPRDPKKLASGETRIHYYCNRSGEARKKEGHSDRREKSQGSCRSDLVL; encoded by the exons ATGGCGCACGTCTGTGATCGAGCTGCCATCGGCGATGACGATCGTCGCTGCGAATTCTGCAGCAAACTATTCATACAGAGGAAGAACATGGTGCAACACATCAGGAACGTTCACAAAATGGCCGTGGATGtcaagaaattgatgaaatgcgacgtatgtggcacttccctgcctacaatggagaagtattcggtgcaccagatcgctgcgcacaacttcgaggctgattacgtgcacctggtgttccggaacaataagg aatttcatgaatggaaagcagaagaagagggtagccaaaactgctggttcattttgcccagggaccccaaaaagctggccagtggagaaacaaggatccactattactgtaatagatcaggcgaggcaaggaaaaaggaaggtcaTAGTGACCGTCGGGAGAAAAGTCAGGGGAGCTGTAGGTCTG